In Sporichthya polymorpha DSM 43042, a genomic segment contains:
- the rpsH gene encoding 30S ribosomal protein S8: MTMTDPIADMLARLRNANTAYHDTVSMPYSKIKSHIAEILQQQGYIAGWTVDEVEGVPGKRLTLELKYGPSRERAIAGLRRISKPGLRVYAKSTGMPKVLGGLGVAIISTSSGLLTDKQAVKQGVGGEVLAYVW; the protein is encoded by the coding sequence CGATGACCGATCCGATCGCGGACATGCTCGCGCGCCTGCGCAACGCGAACACCGCGTACCACGACACCGTGTCGATGCCCTACAGCAAGATCAAGTCGCACATCGCGGAGATCCTGCAGCAGCAGGGCTACATCGCCGGCTGGACCGTCGACGAGGTCGAGGGTGTCCCCGGCAAGCGCCTCACGCTCGAGCTGAAGTACGGCCCGAGCCGGGAGCGTGCCATCGCCGGCCTGCGCCGCATCTCGAAGCCGGGTCTGCGCGTTTACGCCAAGTCGACGGGCATGCCCAAGGTCCTCGGTGGCCTCGGCGTGGCCATCATTTCGACGTCGTCCGGCCTGCTGACCGACAAGCAGGCCGTCAAGCAGGGTGTGGGCGGGGAAGTCCTCGCCTACGTCTGGTAA